A window from Bubalus kerabau isolate K-KA32 ecotype Philippines breed swamp buffalo chromosome 5, PCC_UOA_SB_1v2, whole genome shotgun sequence encodes these proteins:
- the SOAT1 gene encoding sterol O-acyltransferase 1 isoform X2, whose amino-acid sequence MKEVGSHFDDFVTNLIEKSTSLDNGGCALTSFSIFEGDNNHRAKDLRAPPEHGKIFVTRRSVLDELFEVDHIRTIYHMFIALLILFILSTLAVDYIDEGRLVLEFSLMSYAFGKLTVVLWTWLTMFLCTVTVPYFLFQRWARGYHRTSHPVVHSFIHCFLFVVFQIGVLGLGPPYVVLAYTLPPASRCIVILEQIRFIMKTHSFVRENVPRVLNSAKEKSSTVSVPTVNQYLYFLFAPTLIYRDSYPRTPTVRWGYVTMQFAQVFGCLFYVYYIFERICTPLFRNIKQEPFSARVLILCIFNSILPGALIIFLTFFAFLHCWLNAFAEMLRFGDRMFYKDWWNSTSYSNYYRTWNVVVHDWLYYYAYKDFLWFFTKRLRAVAMLAVFAVSATVHEYALAVSLNFFYPVLFVLFMFFGMAFNFIVNDSRKRPIWNVLMWTSLFAGNAVLLCFYSQEWYARQHCPLKNPTFLDYIRPRSWTCRYMF is encoded by the exons ATGAAGGAAGTTGGCAGTCACTTTGATGATTTTGTGACCAATCTCATTGAAAAATCCACATCATTAGACAATGGTGGTTGTGCTCTCACATCCTTTTCTATTTTTGAGGGAGACAACAACCACAGAGCTAA AGATCTGAGAGCACCTCCGGAACATGGAAAGATTTTTGTTACAAGGCGATCTGTCTTAGA TGAGCTGTTTGAGGTGGACCACATCAGAACAATATATCACATGTTCATTGCCCTCCTCATTCTCTTTATTCTCAGCACACTTGCAGTAGATTACATTGATGAAGGAAG GCTGGTGCTTGAGTTCAGTCTCATGTCTTATGCTTTTGGGAAACTTACTGTTGTTTTGTGGACGTGGCTCACCATGTTCTTATGTACAGTGACAGTTCCTTATTTCCTATTTCAACGCTGGGCCAGAGGCTATCACAGGACTTCTCACCCAGTGGTCCATTCTTTCATACACTGCTTCCTTTTTGTGGTCTTCCAGATTGGAGTTCTAGGTTTAGGACCACCTTATGTTGTGTTAGCATATACACTACCACCAGCTTCCCGGTGCATTGTTATATTAGAACAG ATTCGTTTTATAATGAAGACCCACTCATTTGTCAGAGAGAATGTGCCTCGGGTACTCAATTCAGCCAAGGAGAAATCAA GCACTGTTTCAGTACCCACAGTCAACCAGTACTTGTACTTCTTGTTTGCTCCTACCCTCATCTACCGTGACAGCTATCCCAG gaCTCCCACTGTAAGATGGGGTTATGTGACTATGCAGTTTGCACAG GTTTTTGGTTGCCTTTTTTATGTGTACTACATCTTTGAAAGAATCTGCACCCCCTTATTTCGGAATATCAAACAGGAGCCCTTTAGCGCTCGTGTTCTGATCTTATGTATATTTAACTCCATCTTGCCAG GTGCGCTGATaatctttcttactttttttgcctttttgcactgtTGGCTCAATGCCTTTGCTGAGATGTTACGCTTTGGTGACAGGATGTTTTATAAG GACTGGTGGAACTCTACATCGTACTCTAACTATTACAGGACCTGGAATGTGGTGGTCCATGACTGGCTATATTACTATGCTTACAAGGACTTTCTCTGG TTTTTCACAAAGAGGCTCAGGGCAGTGGCCATGTTAGCTGTCTTTGCCGTGTCGGCCACGGTGCACGAGTATGCCTTGGCTGTGAGCTTGAACTTTTTCTATCCAGTGCTCTTTGTGCTCTTCATGTTCTTTGGAA TGGCTTTCAACTTTATTGTCAACGATAGTCGGAAAAGACCAATTTGGAATGTCCTGATGTGGACTTCCCTTTTTGCGGGCAATGCAGTCCTCCTGTGTTTTTATTCCCAAGAGTGGTATGCACGTCAACACTGCCCTCTGAAAAAT CCCACATTTCTGGATTATATCCGGCCACGTTCCTGGACTTGTCGTTACATGTTTTAG